AACCATATTTTTCGTTAACTACGACCACTTCAGCGTGGCCCATCAAGGATCCGTTGACTTTCACGTCTAGAGGTTCGCCGTTGAGTTTGTCGAGCTCGATGACACTGCCTTCACCGGCTTTCATCAAATCGCCCAACGCGATGTCTTTACTGGCAACTTCCAAAGTAACGGTCACAGGAATATTCTTAAAAAAGCTCAGATCACGTTCTGGGGTTGGTACCTCAGCATTGATAATGTCGCTGTGAGTCTCTTCCAGTTGAAAGTCATCAAAGTTCAGCTCTTCACCATTAAATGCGTGGTTCTCTGTTGTCTCGCTCATTAAAAAGATTCCTTATCTTGATTAAGAATTAAAACTAGCTGGCCATCATTCTCCGCGACTCGACCAGAAAAAAAGGTGTTCTTGGCCAATACTGACGGGAGCTGAAGACAATAATTCGATCGGTAACACATCGTTAGGCTGCAGTGAAATTAACTCACTGAGCGGTATGGTTTTTTTACTAAGTAAGACATTGAGTTTGACTGGTGTTGAAGTCAGAGATTGACAAAAAGACTCGTACAATGACCCTTTGGGCTGCAAGTCCAGTTGTTCTGTCAATGTGACAACAAGCATTTCGTCTAGCTTAATGTGTATAGTGCCTTGGTGGTCGTTCAGGCTGACGTCAATGGTGGCGTAAAGACCTGTCCCTTGTGCTGGCTCGAACTCGCATTTGGACCACATTTCCTCTGGAGCCAGCCAGTTAATGATCATCCGGCCGATTTTTTCCTGAAGACGCAAATCACTGTTGTTCAGTGACGTGTGGCTTCTTTGCATCTTGGCGTCGTAAAAGCTGTCAGCTAACTTAATTAGAGTCTGACTATCGGCATGGATAAATACTTGCCCTCCACCATCATGACGGAAAGTGCTGATAGAAGACTTATCCATTTCATTTGGTGTAAAAGTATGCAGTGAAACTAGATTTATATTAGCTTCTGCGTGATGCGTTTTTAACCAGTTTTGCAGCTCATAAGTCAGGCCATTACACGAGCTGGATATTAGACTTTCCAGTTTATCCCGAATAATGTGAATCGGTTTCCCTAACGATTCAATGCTTAGAGTCTGATAATCTGGAATAGATATCTTGCTGCTACTTTCCATTTATATTTTACCATGTCTTGACAAAGCGATTTTTTAATTTTCTAACTCAATTGGCGCAAGTTTACATAGAAAAATTCGTTATAAATAAGCCTGATTTATAAAATTTGTGACTTTACTCCATATGTTGATTTTAAGTCGTTATATATATCTTCTCATAAAAAATAAAACAGGTTAGTTTGCGATGCATGCGAATGACGAATGACAGTTTTAAACTTTTATTAGCCTGTTGTTCTGTCTTATCTTCATGGTTTTAAATGAATTTTATTGATTTTTTACATGTTAATTACAATTTCTTCCGTATTTAGGAGGCAATGTGCAACATATAGACAAACTATAATTTGTTTAAATCCCATTAGATATCTTATTAATTCGAAATGGATGATTAGTCTGTTTATTTAATGGCGCTCATATAACATCATGAATACGAAGGCTCAGAAAATATATTTAATAGCTTTACTCTTCCATTGCTCCTCTTCACTGGCAACAACTGAAGTTGAAGTACCCATGGATGAAGTCAATTGGCTTTATAATGGGAACAGCTTGGTATGCAATCTTAAATATGAGAATTCTTCCTATGGGAAGTTTTATTTCCGCTCTGAGGAAGTAGGTAAAATATATTTACACTCCCAGTTTGAAGCGAATAATAAAAATTGGAATCACGGAAAGTTATATAGTTCTCCTGCTCCATGGAGTAGGGGAAGTGATGCCAAGTTTATAAGCCCTAATGCCACTATTAATAAACAGCATTCTGTTTTTCAGCATAATATACCTGAATTGTTGAACAATATTGAATCAGGGCATTGGATAAAACTCGCGTTTAGCGGAAGTCACCCTTCCGACAGTCGAACTTATCTTTTACCCACGATCCGTATTCAAAAAGCGCTCGCTCAATTTCACCGTTGCCAAACTTCATTACCTAGCATTCCTTATGCTCAAGCACGCAACATCACACTGTCATTTGATCTAGGCCAGCGTCAGTTAACGACTCAACAAATCGATACGCTTAGTGCGCTATACACGTACATACGAGCTGACAAAAATATCAAAAAAATTCTTATTGACGGCTACACCGACAACATCGGGTCTAAGGTCGCGAATCTCACTATCGCTAAGCAACGAGCAGATTTGGTTGCGAAAGCACTTAAAAAATCAGGCGTAGAGGCCGCAAGAATAGAAATAAGGTCTCATGGTTCTCGATACCCCATCGCCAATAACTCAACACCAGAAGGGCAGGCTAAGAACCGACGCGTGACTTTAAGACTGGTGCGCAATGATGAAGCAGTGATACCAAAACAAAATAATAAAATTAACGATAGGGAAAAGGCTTAAAGATGGCAGAGACCAATATCTTGTTAGTAGAGCCAAGAGATGAGTTCGCCCAGCCAGTCATTAGAGTGCTAGAAGAGGCGGGTTACCATGTTACTCATTCTCGTACTGGGCGGAGTGCGCTGCTTGAAGGGTCGGCGTCGATTACGCTGGTGAGTTCAAATTTGCCTGACATGTGTGTCAGAGAGTTTGTCAGTTGTCATCAAAAGACATCAAGCAATGGTGTCGCTATTGCAATCGTAGAACAAGAGCAGGGAATCTTAGCCGCCGAAACCATGAAAGCTGGCGCGACGGATTACCTACTCCGTCCATTTGAAAACAGTCAGTTGCTCAACCTTTTACGGCGTGTTGAAGTGATTGGCAAGCCCATGGCTAATATTGTGGCTGAATCATGGCGCAGCAAACAGGTACTTCAGTTGGCGCACCGTGCAGCTTGCACCAATGCCAGTGTGTTAGTGACCGGAGAATCTGGCACAGGTAAAGAAGTGTTGGCGCGTTATGTCCATGAGCACTCACCACGCTCGAACGGTCCTTTCATTGCGGTAAACTGTGCTGCTATACCCGAATCTATGCTTGAAGCCGTCTTGTTTGGCCATATGAAAGGTGCGTTCACTGGCGCGACTCATTCTCAAAGCGGTAAGTTTGAAGAAGCCAATAACGGAACCATATTGCTCGATGAGATCGGAGAGATGTCACCAGCGGTCCAGGCAAAGCTTTTGCGTGTACTTCAGGAAAGAGAAGTTGAGCGAGTAGGCAGTCATAAGTCTATTCAGCTTGATATTCGGGTCATTGCCGCAACCAATAAAGATCTGCGTGAAGAAGTGAAAAACGGCACATTCCGTGAGGATCTTTATTACCGTTTGGATGTTTTACCCCTGCATTGGCCACCACTGCGGGAACGCAGTGAAGACATATTGCCGATCAGTCAGTTCTTCATCAACAAATTTCAGGATGGCAGTCAGTGTCATCTTTCTCAGGACGCGATCATGGCGCTCAGCCAATATCACTGGCCCGGTAATATCCGAGAGCTGGAAAACGTGATTCAACGTGCACTAGTCATGCGACATGGTGACTACATTACCGCCCATGATCTGATGTTGCCCGTTGAGTTAATTAGCCCTGTCCAAACCACGACGCCTGCCCAAAGTATGGGACACGTTGAGGTCAAGAAACAGGCTGAATACCAGTACATTCTCGAACAACTTCGCCAGTATGGCGGCAATCGCACCAAGACAGCAAACGCACTTGGCGTTACGACCCGCGCATTACGCTACAAGTTAGCGGCAATGCGTGAACAAGGTATTGATCTACAGTCGGCCCTAGGTTCGGCTGCTTAAGGAGGATAAGTTATGGCAAGTCAACCAATAAACAGTGCGATGACCGCAGAACAATTGATGCTATCCAAGATGGATGCAATGCGTGCTCAGATCCAACCTGAGTTTGTGGTTTCAGCGAATCCACTTGATGTGCAGCAGGTGAATTCGCCTCTCTCATTTTCCACAGCAATGACCAATGTGCTCGATACGGTCAATCAGCATCAATCAGTGGCCAGCCAGAAAATGACCGCGGTCGAAACAGGCCAAAGCGATGATTTAGTCGGAGCCATGATCGCTAGTCAGAAAGCCAGCCTGTCATTCAACGCTTTGATGCAGGTACGTAACAAGGTCGTGACCTCGTTTGAAGATATTATGAAGATGCCGGTGTAACCCATGTCAGACTTAACAACCCAAGTTGCAGGTGGCGGAACATTTAGTGCTGCCAGTACGCAAACCTCCTCCACGCGAGGAATGGAAGATTTCACTCAAAAATTGAAACAGCTGTGGTCAAACAGTCAGAGAAATCTGGTTCTGTCCGCGGTTTTGGCCGCTATCGTGGCGGCAATCATAGTGGTCGCACTTTGGAGCTCAACACAGAGTTATCGCCCGCTTTACAGTCAGCAAGAGAGGTTTGATACTGGTGAAATTGTCTCTGTCCTCGAATCTGAAGGTATCAATTACCGACTTCAAGAGCAAAATGGCCAAGTACTAGTGCCAGAAGGACATGTGGCCAAAATCCGAATGTTGCTCGCAGCAAAAGGCGTGAAAGCCAAGCTGCCAACCGGGTTAGATTCCCTTAAAGAAGACAGTTCCCTTGGCACCAGTCAGTTTATGGAAACCGCTCGCTATCGTCATGGCTTGGAAGGTGAACTGGTACGTACCATTATGTCACTCAATGCAGTGTCTAACGCTCGTGTTCACCTAGCAATACCGCGTCAAACCTTGTTTGTTAGACAAAACAGCGAAGCGCCTTCAGCGTCAGTGATGCTTGAGCTTAAACCTGGTGAAGATCTGAAGCCGGAACAAGTTGAAGCGATTATCAATTTGGTTGTTGGCAGTGTGACAGGAATGAAGCCTGAGTTGGTCTCTGTGATTGATCAATACGGTCGTTTGTTGAGTGCCGATGTCGCTTCAGCGGAAGCCGGTAAGGTCAATGCAAAATATCTTGAATATCAGAAGAACGTTGAGAAACAAATCATTCAACGTGCTTCAGACATGCTGACGCCGATTGTTGGACCGAGCAACTTCCGTGTTCAGGTCGCGGCAGATCTTGATTTCAGTCAGGTCGAAGAGACTCAAGAAATTCTTGATAATACGCCGATCATTCGCAACGAGCATACTATCTCCGACAACTCGACTGATCAGATAGCACTCGGTGTCCCGGGAACATTGAGCAACCAGCCTCCAGTCACTGGTGAAGCGCCAACTCAGGATAGCAAAAATACCAACACACGCTCTGAAATAAACCGCCAGTACGCGGTGGGCAGTAGTGTGCGACGTACACATTATCAGCAGGGCCAGATTGAAAAACTCAGTGTGTCTGTGTTGCTTAATCAGGCGGCCGCACCTAATGGTACCGCTTGGACCGCAGAGGAAAAAGCACAAATTTCGACCATGGTTACCGACGCGGTAGGCATTGCGGCTGACCGTGGCGACACTCTTAGCTTGATGAGTTTTAGCTTTACACCGCTCACGATTGAGGCGCCACCGACCATTCCATGGTGGCAGGATCCCACGGTTCAGCAACCTATGCGTTACGTAATAGGCGGTATGCTAGGGATGGCGATGATTTTCTTCGTGCTGCGTCCACTTATCATGCATTTGACGGGATCGGACATGCGTTCGCAAGAGTTGGAGTTCGCTGATCCTCAGGATGACCCTATCTACGAAAATCTGCAAACAAGAGAAGAACGTGAGCGAGAAGAAGCTTTGAATCGAAAACTATCGGAAAAAGGCATTGCCGCTTCCACTGGCTTGGATGTGGGGAATGACATGCTACCGCCACCTGGGTCGCCACTGGAGATTCAACTGAAACACCTACAGTTAATCGCCAACGAAGAACCTGAACGAGTCGCCGAAGTACTAAAACAATGGGTAAATGTGAATGAACACAGCAGAGTTAAATCAAAAAGCAACGCTTAGTTACGTAGAGCAAACCGCTCTGGTACTTCTCGGCATGGGGGAAGATGCCGCGGCCAAAGTGCTGCGCAACTTCACCCGAGATGAAACCCAGCGTGTGACGAAAGCAATGGCGAAGCTCAGTGGAATAAAAAGTGATCGTGCTCATGGCATTATCCAGCACTTCTTCGAAGACTTTCGGCAGCATAGCGGCATTCGCGGTGCGTCGAAAGAGTATCTATCGAATACCCTGCGCAAAGCCTTGGGGAATGACCTAGCCAAAGGTCTTCTCAACAACTTATACGGTGATGAGATTCGCAATAACATGAAGCGTTTACAGTGGGTGGATGCTGACATTTTAGCTCGATTCATCGCCAATGAGCACCCAGAGATGCAAGCCATTTTTCTGGCCTACTTGCCTGCAGAAAGCTCATCGACGGTACTTAAGCACTTACCTGAAGACTATCATGACGAAATTTTGTACCGGATTGCCCGGCTGCAGGATATTGACCATCAGGTCGCCAGTGATCTCAACGACCTCATTGACCGCTGTATTGAACAGGTATCGGCCAGTCAGAGTGCGCCATTATCTGGAGTCAAGCAAGTGGCAGACATCATCAACCGTTTTGAAGGTGACCGTGGCTCGTTAATGGAAATGCTCAAGTTGCACGATGAAGAGGTGGTGAGTGAGATTGAGCTCAACATGTTCGACTTTTTGGTGCTTGGTCGACAGACAGAAGAAACACTGGATACTTTGGTTCAGCAAGTCCCACTTGAACTTTGGAGCCTAGCTCTTAAAGGGGCGGAGATCATTCTACAACAAACGATAAAGAGTGCGATGCCACAGCGTATGGTCAAAGCGCTGGAAGATGATATGGAAATCCGTGGTGCTGTCCCTCTGAGTCGTGTTGAACGAGCCAGACACGAGGTCATGCAGATCGTGCGTGAATTGGATGAAGAAGGTGAAATCGAACTCGTGCTTTATGACGAACCAACAGTGGAGTAATGCATGTCAATAATGAAATCCAATTTATTGCAAGTTCCTGCATCTGGGTATCGTATTCACCGCTTTCCACCACTGGCTCAGCCAGTGGTCAATGAGGATGAATTTGCCATAGAAGATTCTTGGCAAGATTCTCAGATAGATATCCAACAAAAGCTTGAAGAAGGGTTCCAGACAGGCCTCGAACAGGGGCACGAAGAAGGTCTGCGTCAAGGACTGAATCAGGGTAAGCAGCAAGGGTTATTGGAAGGACAAAAAGAAGGCTTCCAGCAAGGCTTTGTCTCCGGCGAACAGTCCGGCAAGCAAGCTTTCCTTGAAGCGGCTAAGCCAGTTAATGAGCTTTATCAAACTTTGTCGCGCTGGCAATCTGAA
This window of the Vibrio neptunius genome carries:
- the fliN gene encoding flagellar motor switch protein FliN, whose amino-acid sequence is MSETTENHAFNGEELNFDDFQLEETHSDIINAEVPTPERDLSFFKNIPVTVTLEVASKDIALGDLMKAGEGSVIELDKLNGEPLDVKVNGSLMGHAEVVVVNEKYGLRLIDIVDSALASAVQ
- a CDS encoding OmpA family protein, whose translation is MDEVNWLYNGNSLVCNLKYENSSYGKFYFRSEEVGKIYLHSQFEANNKNWNHGKLYSSPAPWSRGSDAKFISPNATINKQHSVFQHNIPELLNNIESGHWIKLAFSGSHPSDSRTYLLPTIRIQKALAQFHRCQTSLPSIPYAQARNITLSFDLGQRQLTTQQIDTLSALYTYIRADKNIKKILIDGYTDNIGSKVANLTIAKQRADLVAKALKKSGVEAARIEIRSHGSRYPIANNSTPEGQAKNRRVTLRLVRNDEAVIPKQNNKINDREKA
- a CDS encoding sigma-54 dependent transcriptional regulator; protein product: MAETNILLVEPRDEFAQPVIRVLEEAGYHVTHSRTGRSALLEGSASITLVSSNLPDMCVREFVSCHQKTSSNGVAIAIVEQEQGILAAETMKAGATDYLLRPFENSQLLNLLRRVEVIGKPMANIVAESWRSKQVLQLAHRAACTNASVLVTGESGTGKEVLARYVHEHSPRSNGPFIAVNCAAIPESMLEAVLFGHMKGAFTGATHSQSGKFEEANNGTILLDEIGEMSPAVQAKLLRVLQEREVERVGSHKSIQLDIRVIAATNKDLREEVKNGTFREDLYYRLDVLPLHWPPLRERSEDILPISQFFINKFQDGSQCHLSQDAIMALSQYHWPGNIRELENVIQRALVMRHGDYITAHDLMLPVELISPVQTTTPAQSMGHVEVKKQAEYQYILEQLRQYGGNRTKTANALGVTTRALRYKLAAMREQGIDLQSALGSAA
- the fliE gene encoding flagellar hook-basal body complex protein FliE, yielding MASQPINSAMTAEQLMLSKMDAMRAQIQPEFVVSANPLDVQQVNSPLSFSTAMTNVLDTVNQHQSVASQKMTAVETGQSDDLVGAMIASQKASLSFNALMQVRNKVVTSFEDIMKMPV
- the fliF gene encoding flagellar M-ring protein FliF, with product MSDLTTQVAGGGTFSAASTQTSSTRGMEDFTQKLKQLWSNSQRNLVLSAVLAAIVAAIIVVALWSSTQSYRPLYSQQERFDTGEIVSVLESEGINYRLQEQNGQVLVPEGHVAKIRMLLAAKGVKAKLPTGLDSLKEDSSLGTSQFMETARYRHGLEGELVRTIMSLNAVSNARVHLAIPRQTLFVRQNSEAPSASVMLELKPGEDLKPEQVEAIINLVVGSVTGMKPELVSVIDQYGRLLSADVASAEAGKVNAKYLEYQKNVEKQIIQRASDMLTPIVGPSNFRVQVAADLDFSQVEETQEILDNTPIIRNEHTISDNSTDQIALGVPGTLSNQPPVTGEAPTQDSKNTNTRSEINRQYAVGSSVRRTHYQQGQIEKLSVSVLLNQAAAPNGTAWTAEEKAQISTMVTDAVGIAADRGDTLSLMSFSFTPLTIEAPPTIPWWQDPTVQQPMRYVIGGMLGMAMIFFVLRPLIMHLTGSDMRSQELEFADPQDDPIYENLQTREEREREEALNRKLSEKGIAASTGLDVGNDMLPPPGSPLEIQLKHLQLIANEEPERVAEVLKQWVNVNEHSRVKSKSNA
- a CDS encoding flagellar motor switch protein FliG → MNTAELNQKATLSYVEQTALVLLGMGEDAAAKVLRNFTRDETQRVTKAMAKLSGIKSDRAHGIIQHFFEDFRQHSGIRGASKEYLSNTLRKALGNDLAKGLLNNLYGDEIRNNMKRLQWVDADILARFIANEHPEMQAIFLAYLPAESSSTVLKHLPEDYHDEILYRIARLQDIDHQVASDLNDLIDRCIEQVSASQSAPLSGVKQVADIINRFEGDRGSLMEMLKLHDEEVVSEIELNMFDFLVLGRQTEETLDTLVQQVPLELWSLALKGAEIILQQTIKSAMPQRMVKALEDDMEIRGAVPLSRVERARHEVMQIVRELDEEGEIELVLYDEPTVE